From the Nitrobacter hamburgensis X14 genome, one window contains:
- a CDS encoding ComEA family DNA-binding protein, whose protein sequence is MRHFTLASITAAALALGLLASSPSMAQSTQPAAKSDRMAPAGKMAPAAKTVPANSDAAKLDINTATKEELMAFKGIGDKYSDKIIAGRPYAKKDQLVSKNILPAAIYKKIAGQIIASQSK, encoded by the coding sequence ATGCGTCATTTCACGCTCGCCTCGATCACCGCCGCCGCGCTTGCGCTCGGCCTGCTCGCCTCCTCGCCGTCGATGGCCCAATCGACACAGCCTGCCGCCAAATCCGACAGGATGGCGCCGGCGGGGAAAATGGCACCCGCCGCCAAGACGGTGCCCGCCAACTCCGACGCGGCCAAACTCGACATCAACACCGCGACCAAGGAAGAGCTGATGGCCTTCAAAGGCATCGGCGACAAGTATTCCGACAAGATCATTGCCGGCCGTCCCTACGCCAAGAAGGACCAGCTTGTCTCGAAGAACATCCTGCCCGCCGCGATCTACAAGAAGATTGCCGGCCAGATCATCGCATCGCAGTCGAAGTAG
- a CDS encoding DUF2794 domain-containing protein: MSSLSGDIDPSENRAADRSPAALPVPGRVTFTRLELNRILNLYGRMVADGEWRDYAIDFLKDRAVFSIFRRASEVPIYRIEKDPRLARKQGAYSVMSASGRVLRRGHELDRVLLVIDRKLALV, translated from the coding sequence ATGAGTTCGCTATCGGGCGACATTGATCCAAGCGAGAACCGCGCGGCGGACCGCAGTCCCGCAGCGCTCCCCGTTCCAGGCCGCGTCACGTTCACCCGCCTCGAACTCAATCGTATCCTCAATCTTTATGGACGCATGGTCGCCGACGGTGAGTGGCGGGATTATGCAATCGATTTTCTCAAGGACCGTGCCGTGTTCTCGATCTTCCGCCGCGCCTCGGAGGTTCCGATCTACCGTATCGAGAAAGATCCGCGGCTGGCGCGCAAGCAGGGTGCCTATAGTGTGATGTCGGCAAGCGGCCGGGTCCTGCGGCGCGGCCACGAACTCGACCGCGTTCTGCTTGTCATCGACCGCAAGCTGGCGCTGGTCTAG
- a CDS encoding DUF1223 domain-containing protein: protein MMTHGCLSRLSGALGVCVFVAIIRPAEAGPRAVVELFTSQGCSSCPAADKILGDLSRDPSIVALSMPIDYWDYLGWKDTLADNRFTARQKAYSQMRGDRDVYTPQVIVNGSAHVIGSDRAAIDNAVRDTKKNDDVMSVPVSMAVSGRQLNVSVASASANHPSDHGEVWICAISKAVPIAIGRGENGGREVTYHNVVRSWLKVGDWTGKAGTWAVPMENIAQDGVDAAVVYVQDGNRDRPGPMLGAAYTSLH from the coding sequence ATGATGACTCATGGTTGTTTGTCGCGCCTGTCCGGCGCGCTCGGCGTGTGCGTGTTCGTCGCGATCATTCGTCCCGCCGAGGCGGGCCCGCGCGCGGTGGTCGAACTGTTCACGTCGCAGGGCTGCTCATCGTGCCCGGCGGCGGACAAGATTCTTGGCGACCTCTCCAGGGATCCCTCGATTGTCGCGCTGAGCATGCCGATCGATTACTGGGACTATCTCGGTTGGAAAGATACGCTGGCCGACAACCGCTTTACTGCGCGCCAGAAGGCCTATTCGCAGATGCGCGGCGACCGCGACGTCTACACGCCGCAGGTGATCGTCAACGGATCGGCCCATGTGATCGGCAGCGATCGCGCGGCCATCGACAACGCAGTCCGCGATACCAAGAAGAACGATGACGTGATGTCGGTGCCGGTCTCGATGGCGGTGTCGGGACGGCAACTCAATGTGTCGGTTGCGTCCGCCAGCGCCAATCATCCTTCCGATCACGGCGAAGTCTGGATATGTGCGATCTCGAAGGCGGTGCCGATTGCGATCGGGCGCGGTGAGAACGGCGGCCGCGAAGTGACCTACCACAACGTCGTTCGAAGCTGGCTCAAGGTCGGCGACTGGACCGGCAAGGCCGGGACCTGGGCGGTGCCGATGGAGAATATCGCGCAAGATGGCGTCGACGCCGCGGTCGTCTACGTTCAGGACGGCAATCGCGACAGGCCCGGTCCGATGCTCGGTGCGGCCTATACCTCGCTGCACTGA